One window of Petrotoga miotherma DSM 10691 genomic DNA carries:
- a CDS encoding N-acetylmuramoyl-L-alanine amidase family protein: protein MSKRVIQRLIIFGFLFLSFTTFAKTLYFQWREVDPAYYFEDGENLYVSLKVISEKSGRTLDVYNDTLIYVKDSKWNVFIFPQNSLAIINSTESIRFYPNDLKVIDGEIYLTTELIAKLINLELFSNDSAVYLNLPLTQVSSIKTIIQKTDARIIIELSSSPEDVGIYPLVNKSGYLIKIKGAEIPDSYYYEEYNNKINYIKAYHYSPTEVWIQVKLNNSADLEELIEENRIILDLSFRDTITLPVLVLDPGHGGIDPGAVGPNQTFEKDITLKVAKRAQELLKPYSVNVYLTRTNDVYVDLHDRAVFSNEKGADLFISLHLNDYPQDSSVYGSEVYYFDFSESTYARRIAYRENLDLNTDKNLIETWVTDKENSLDESEKFANILGSYLNVNGVKFRGVHTAEFAVLAYTRSPAVLFEMEFISNPQVVDEFTNGHYVDVFAEIIKNAVIDFFGLK from the coding sequence ATGAGTAAAAGGGTAATTCAGCGGTTAATAATTTTTGGCTTTTTATTTCTCTCTTTTACTACCTTTGCAAAAACGCTTTATTTTCAATGGAGAGAGGTAGATCCGGCTTACTATTTTGAAGATGGAGAAAATCTATATGTTAGTTTAAAAGTCATTTCTGAAAAGAGTGGAAGAACTTTAGATGTATATAACGATACTTTGATTTACGTAAAAGACAGCAAATGGAACGTTTTTATTTTTCCCCAGAATAGTTTAGCAATTATTAACAGCACCGAATCTATTCGTTTCTATCCAAATGATCTAAAAGTGATTGATGGAGAAATTTATTTAACTACAGAGTTGATAGCGAAGTTGATCAACTTAGAACTCTTTTCTAATGATTCTGCTGTTTACTTGAATCTGCCACTAACTCAAGTAAGTTCAATAAAAACGATCATACAGAAAACTGATGCCAGAATAATAATAGAGCTTTCTTCAAGCCCTGAAGATGTTGGAATATACCCGTTAGTTAATAAATCCGGATATTTAATTAAGATAAAAGGTGCCGAAATTCCTGATTCTTATTACTATGAAGAATACAACAATAAGATCAATTACATAAAGGCATATCACTATTCACCAACAGAAGTTTGGATACAAGTAAAACTGAATAACTCCGCTGATTTGGAAGAATTAATTGAAGAAAATAGAATCATATTAGACCTTTCTTTTAGAGATACAATCACTCTGCCTGTTTTAGTCTTGGATCCAGGTCATGGAGGGATAGATCCGGGAGCAGTTGGCCCCAACCAAACTTTTGAAAAAGATATTACTTTAAAAGTAGCAAAAAGAGCTCAAGAACTTTTGAAACCGTACAGTGTTAACGTTTATTTGACTAGGACAAATGATGTATACGTTGATTTACATGATAGAGCAGTTTTTTCTAATGAAAAAGGTGCAGATTTATTCATTAGTTTACACTTGAATGATTATCCTCAAGATTCTTCAGTTTACGGATCAGAGGTTTACTATTTTGATTTTTCAGAAAGCACGTATGCAAGAAGAATAGCCTACCGTGAAAATTTAGATTTGAATACTGATAAAAATCTTATAGAAACATGGGTAACGGATAAAGAAAACAGTCTAGATGAAAGTGAGAAGTTTGCCAATATATTGGGAAGTTATTTGAATGTAAATGGGGTTAAATTTAGGGGCGTTCATACGGCGGAGTTCGCTGTTTTGGCTTATACTAGGAGTCCCGCAGTTTTATTTGAAATGGAATTTATCAGTAATCCTCAAGTAGTAGATGAATTTACGAATGGGCACTATGTGGATGTTTTTGCAGAAATTATTAAAAACGCAGTCATTGACTTTTTTGGTCTAAAATAG
- a CDS encoding protein-glutamate methylesterase/protein-glutamine glutaminase, translating to MRMVLKDIIDKEPDMKVVGLAKDGIEAVEKALSLNPDVITLDVEMPKKNGLDALSEIMLKSPTRVIMVSSLTSKEASITIECLEKGAFDFIQKPAGSTSWTIRDVQDELLRKIRESMNVSIEKLKSIHFVGSKKIKKSARVNILGEKVVLIASSTGGPRSLDVIIPQLPENLNVPIIIVQHMPAGFTASLAYRLDKISNLKVKEAQDGEFLQKNVVYIAPGDFHLGLKQEDHKIKLFLDKSDKINNVRPSADFTFDLAAEIFKENSLAVILTGMGRDGAKGVFKVKHYGGKVIAESKETSVVYGMPKIVAQEGYADFVLPNYDIAEKILEILTDQSRGIKR from the coding sequence ATGCGAATGGTTCTAAAAGATATTATAGACAAGGAACCTGACATGAAAGTAGTTGGATTAGCCAAAGATGGAATTGAAGCGGTAGAAAAAGCTTTGTCTTTAAATCCAGACGTGATTACTTTAGATGTTGAAATGCCTAAAAAAAACGGGCTTGATGCTTTAAGTGAGATAATGTTAAAATCTCCAACAAGGGTTATTATGGTAAGTAGTTTGACTTCAAAAGAAGCCTCTATTACAATAGAATGTTTAGAAAAGGGAGCTTTTGATTTCATTCAAAAACCGGCTGGAAGTACCTCTTGGACTATAAGAGACGTTCAAGATGAATTGCTGAGAAAGATAAGAGAAAGTATGAATGTCTCTATCGAAAAATTGAAAAGTATCCATTTTGTTGGAAGCAAGAAGATAAAGAAAAGTGCAAGAGTAAATATATTGGGAGAAAAAGTTGTGTTGATAGCAAGTTCAACAGGAGGTCCTCGTTCTTTAGATGTTATAATTCCGCAACTACCTGAAAATTTGAATGTTCCTATAATTATTGTTCAACACATGCCGGCAGGTTTCACAGCTTCTTTAGCTTATAGATTGGATAAAATTTCAAATTTAAAGGTTAAAGAAGCCCAAGATGGTGAATTTTTACAAAAGAATGTTGTATACATTGCTCCCGGGGATTTTCATTTAGGTTTAAAACAGGAGGATCATAAAATAAAGTTGTTTTTAGATAAAAGCGATAAAATTAATAATGTACGACCTTCTGCTGATTTCACTTTTGATCTGGCTGCTGAAATTTTTAAAGAAAACTCATTGGCAGTTATTCTGACAGGAATGGGAAGAGACGGTGCGAAAGGGGTATTTAAAGTTAAACATTACGGTGGAAAGGTTATAGCAGAGTCGAAAGAAACTTCCGTGGTTTATGGAATGCCAAAAATTGTTGCCCAAGAAGGTTATGCGGATTTTGTTCTTCCAAATTACGATATTGCAGAAAAGATATTAGAAATTTTAACTGATCAATCAAGGGGGATAAAAAGATGA
- a CDS encoding diacylglycerol kinase family protein has protein sequence MNRNNENRSLKSSFSYALKGLIEIYKSQRNFRIQSLIGLIVLIVAIFANLTEVEFILLIFTVMLVLIMETVNTVAEKLLDFLHPFYSSSVKIIKDVSAASVFITSIFAVAIGIIIFGHSFFNLSPKYGIILAIVFLLLLNLCGFIYKKREK, from the coding sequence ATGAATAGAAATAATGAAAACAGGAGTCTAAAAAGTAGTTTTTCTTATGCTTTGAAAGGGCTCATCGAAATTTATAAATCTCAAAGAAACTTTAGAATACAAAGTTTAATAGGGTTAATAGTGTTAATTGTTGCTATTTTTGCCAACTTAACTGAAGTTGAGTTTATACTTTTAATATTCACAGTTATGCTAGTGTTGATTATGGAAACAGTGAATACCGTAGCAGAGAAACTGTTGGATTTTCTTCATCCTTTTTATAGCTCTTCGGTAAAGATAATCAAAGATGTTTCTGCTGCATCGGTTTTTATAACTTCTATCTTCGCTGTTGCGATTGGAATAATTATATTTGGTCATTCTTTTTTCAATCTAAGCCCTAAATATGGTATAATTTTAGCAATAGTTTTTTTGCTTTTGTTGAATTTATGTGGCTTTATATATAAAAAAAGAGAAAAATAA
- a CDS encoding 2-oxoacid:acceptor oxidoreductase family protein, with product MSSLISTPNSVRFSGEAGQGNILMGIIFAKALVKEGFWVVQSQHYGAQVRGGLSYCDVLFDQEPIDYPEAKNFDILYLMHNVGLNHIGNLKRNGILFYDEKFVENIPQYVERITKKIIKVPASQIAIEELSNKNVANMIGLGVLCSVTQIISLESLIEEVKSNVSKNYIEIDEKAIKIGYDLCKKRYPLESTKMYKKLGKGYE from the coding sequence ATGAGTAGTTTAATAAGTACACCTAATTCGGTGAGATTCAGCGGAGAAGCCGGTCAAGGTAACATCTTAATGGGAATAATATTTGCAAAAGCACTGGTAAAAGAAGGATTTTGGGTTGTTCAATCTCAACATTATGGTGCACAGGTGAGAGGTGGACTTTCTTATTGTGATGTGCTCTTTGATCAAGAACCTATAGATTATCCCGAGGCTAAAAATTTTGATATATTGTATTTGATGCATAATGTTGGTTTAAATCATATTGGGAATCTCAAAAGAAATGGTATTTTATTCTACGATGAAAAATTTGTTGAAAATATACCCCAGTATGTAGAAAGAATCACCAAAAAAATAATCAAAGTTCCAGCTTCACAAATAGCTATAGAAGAATTATCAAACAAAAATGTGGCAAATATGATAGGGTTAGGGGTTCTTTGCTCAGTAACTCAGATAATAAGTTTGGAAAGTCTTATAGAAGAAGTCAAATCGAACGTATCAAAAAATTACATAGAGATTGATGAAAAAGCCATCAAAATTGGTTATGATTTATGCAAAAAAAGGTATCCGTTAGAGTCAACTAAAATGTATAAAAAATTAGGGAAAGGTTATGAATAG
- a CDS encoding 2-oxoacid:ferredoxin oxidoreductase subunit beta: MPVERYFKYLRKDRMTHVWCPGCGNGIIMKNFVEAVDNLSLDKNKVAVISGIGCSSRVTGYLDFNTMHTLHGRAVAFATGVKLAKPEFDVVVMGGDGDILAIGGNHFIHACRRNMDLTVIIFNNSIYGMTGGQYSPETPTGTYASTSPYGNLENNFDAVNLAITSGATYVARSTVFHYMLSVKYIENALKHKGMSVVEIVTNCHTYYGRYNKMTSPTQMLQYFKDNSVMLSKAKSMNENDLKDKIIIGEFLNVEKEGYIDRYEKLRKKLVSQEVSPK, from the coding sequence ATGCCTGTAGAGAGATATTTTAAGTATTTAAGAAAAGACAGAATGACTCATGTGTGGTGTCCCGGATGTGGTAATGGAATAATAATGAAAAATTTTGTGGAAGCGGTGGATAATTTAAGTTTAGATAAAAACAAGGTGGCAGTTATATCGGGAATAGGATGTTCTTCAAGAGTGACTGGGTACCTTGATTTTAACACTATGCACACACTCCATGGAAGAGCTGTTGCCTTTGCAACTGGAGTTAAATTAGCAAAACCAGAGTTTGATGTGGTAGTAATGGGAGGAGATGGAGATATACTAGCAATAGGTGGAAATCATTTCATTCATGCTTGCCGTAGAAATATGGATCTAACAGTTATTATCTTCAACAATTCTATTTATGGCATGACAGGCGGACAATATTCCCCTGAAACTCCTACTGGAACCTATGCTTCAACTTCTCCTTATGGGAATTTAGAAAACAATTTTGATGCAGTTAATCTTGCAATAACTTCTGGTGCCACTTACGTCGCTAGATCCACCGTTTTTCATTACATGTTATCAGTTAAATACATAGAAAACGCCTTAAAACACAAAGGTATGTCAGTTGTTGAGATAGTCACAAATTGTCATACTTATTATGGAAGATACAACAAAATGACAAGCCCCACTCAAATGTTGCAATATTTCAAAGATAACTCTGTTATGTTGAGCAAAGCCAAAAGTATGAATGAAAATGACTTGAAAGATAAGATAATAATAGGTGAATTTCTGAATGTTGAAAAAGAAGGCTACATTGATAGGTATGAAAAATTAAGGAAAAAATTGGTTTCACAGGAGGTATCACCGAAATGA
- a CDS encoding deoxycytidylate deaminase, which translates to MGKKDEVESYLKNKNFNDPNLFKGRKDWDKYFMEVADLVSKRSTCLHRKVGAVIVKEKRILATGYNQPPSGFPHCDDIGCIRDDLGIKSGENQEICYGLHAEQNALMQAAKFGISTDNASIYITHQPCSVCARLIINAGIKKVYYREGYPDSLTQLFFNTCNIQTKIIE; encoded by the coding sequence TTGGGTAAGAAGGACGAAGTTGAAAGTTATTTGAAAAATAAAAATTTTAATGATCCCAATTTATTCAAAGGAAGGAAAGACTGGGACAAATATTTTATGGAAGTGGCGGATTTGGTAAGTAAAAGGTCTACCTGTTTGCATAGAAAGGTTGGAGCCGTAATAGTAAAAGAAAAAAGGATCTTAGCGACTGGTTACAATCAACCACCATCTGGTTTTCCTCACTGCGATGATATAGGTTGTATAAGAGACGACTTAGGTATAAAAAGTGGGGAAAACCAAGAAATTTGTTACGGTCTTCATGCAGAACAAAATGCCTTGATGCAAGCCGCTAAATTTGGGATTAGTACTGATAACGCATCAATTTATATCACGCATCAACCTTGTTCCGTATGTGCCAGGTTGATAATAAATGCCGGCATCAAGAAGGTTTATTATAGAGAAGGCTATCCGGATAGTCTAACACAATTGTTTTTTAATACGTGCAACATACAAACAAAAATTATCGAATGA
- the hemW gene encoding radical SAM family heme chaperone HemW: MNSNYIAVYLHIPFCVKRCLYCDYVSTTDFSLKEEYFNALYKEIALKGEKLKDRKVRTVYFGGGTPSFVEEEFILQTFRTLQGHMDLSNLEEFTIEVNPESVDEKKVQLYKEIGINRISIGFQSTSDKILKTVGRAHDFNKGLKSYELLASFYDNINVDFILGLPYENFETVNSNLEFIEKMKPSHISYYLLDSSHNTPLKHFLEIKEMKLPEDDLVDELLDYIYDQLEKLEYNRYEISSWSLPNKECIHNQFYWYNLDYVGFGVSAGGHINNERYVNTSDVKAYITKLNDDELPYDTKNVNDEFTELLETLFMSLRLTRGITYDSLVKRFSKSLVDNVLNQTKNNLDGYISIDDSIKLTTKGLNFSRYVFEKLLEVSSI, translated from the coding sequence TTGAATTCTAATTATATTGCAGTATATTTACACATACCTTTTTGTGTGAAGAGATGCCTTTATTGTGATTATGTGTCTACAACTGATTTTTCCTTAAAAGAAGAATATTTTAACGCATTATACAAAGAAATCGCTTTGAAAGGTGAAAAATTAAAAGATAGGAAGGTTAGAACGGTTTATTTTGGAGGTGGAACCCCATCCTTTGTTGAGGAAGAATTTATTTTACAAACCTTTCGTACATTACAAGGACATATGGATCTATCTAATTTAGAGGAATTCACGATAGAGGTAAATCCCGAAAGTGTTGATGAGAAAAAAGTGCAACTTTACAAGGAAATTGGGATTAACAGAATATCTATAGGGTTCCAAAGTACTTCTGATAAGATATTAAAAACCGTGGGCAGAGCCCATGATTTTAATAAAGGGTTAAAATCTTATGAACTTTTGGCATCTTTTTATGATAATATAAATGTGGATTTTATTCTTGGATTACCTTATGAAAATTTTGAGACGGTTAATAGTAATTTAGAGTTTATAGAAAAGATGAAACCCTCTCATATTTCTTATTATTTATTGGATTCTTCACACAATACTCCTTTAAAACATTTTCTTGAAATCAAGGAAATGAAACTTCCGGAAGATGACTTAGTAGATGAACTTCTTGATTATATCTATGATCAATTGGAAAAATTAGAATATAACAGATATGAAATTTCAAGTTGGTCCCTACCCAACAAAGAATGTATTCACAATCAATTTTATTGGTATAACTTAGATTATGTAGGATTTGGGGTTTCTGCAGGAGGGCATATCAACAACGAGAGATATGTGAATACCTCAGATGTTAAAGCGTATATTACAAAATTAAATGATGATGAACTTCCATACGATACAAAAAATGTGAATGATGAGTTTACTGAATTGTTAGAGACTCTTTTTATGTCTTTGAGACTAACAAGAGGAATAACTTATGACTCTTTGGTAAAAAGGTTTTCTAAAAGTTTGGTTGATAATGTCTTAAATCAAACAAAAAATAATTTGGACGGGTATATATCTATTGATGATTCTATTAAATTAACTACAAAAGGCTTAAATTTTTCAAGGTATGTTTTTGAGAAGTTATTAGAGGTATCTTCAATTTAA
- the gatB gene encoding Asp-tRNA(Asn)/Glu-tRNA(Gln) amidotransferase subunit GatB — translation MMYKTIIGLEIHAQLLTKSKAFCSCSTEHFEAEPNINICPVCTGQPGTLPVLNEEALKLAIKTGLILNGQINKFSRFDRKNYFYPDLPKGYQITQYFHPIVSGGYIDVEGKKIRIRRMHLEEDTAKMLHEGDQISSAQESLIDFNRAGIPLLEIVTEPDIETPKQARIFMEKLRNLLRYADVSTGDMEKGALRCDANISILNQENKEISKRVEIKNINSFKFVEKALEYERDRIINNLEKGGELIQETRGWDANKKETFSMRTKEEEMDYRYFPEPDLPILILNDELIETVRKLIPEMPEEKAKRFVSQYNIPEYDAQILSSDKELADYYERCVELAKDAKFVSNFILTELLREMKENEDSIETVKIKPEHFAELKMLLDTNTISTKIAKDIFPEMYRTGDSPKQIVEKKGLKQIENEDELRKIIENVLKENTDSVEKYKNGKKKLLGFFVGQVMKETKGKANPQKTNEILKELLEDN, via the coding sequence ATTATGTATAAAACCATTATAGGATTGGAAATACACGCCCAATTACTAACAAAATCTAAAGCCTTTTGTTCATGCAGTACAGAACATTTTGAAGCTGAGCCGAATATTAATATTTGCCCAGTGTGTACGGGGCAACCTGGAACATTGCCGGTATTAAACGAAGAAGCGCTTAAACTTGCGATAAAAACTGGATTAATACTAAATGGGCAGATAAATAAGTTTTCTAGGTTTGATAGAAAGAATTATTTTTACCCTGATTTGCCAAAAGGTTATCAAATTACACAATATTTTCATCCCATAGTAAGTGGTGGATACATCGACGTTGAAGGCAAAAAGATAAGAATAAGAAGGATGCATTTGGAAGAAGACACCGCTAAGATGCTTCATGAAGGTGATCAAATTTCCTCTGCTCAAGAAAGTTTAATAGATTTTAATAGAGCAGGTATACCTCTTTTAGAGATTGTAACAGAACCGGATATTGAGACTCCTAAACAGGCAAGGATTTTTATGGAGAAATTGAGAAATTTGCTTAGGTACGCTGATGTTTCAACGGGTGATATGGAAAAAGGAGCCTTGAGATGTGATGCAAATATTTCTATTCTCAACCAAGAAAACAAAGAAATAAGTAAAAGGGTAGAGATTAAGAATATAAACTCATTCAAATTTGTAGAAAAAGCGTTAGAATATGAAAGAGATAGAATTATCAATAATTTAGAAAAAGGTGGAGAGTTAATACAAGAAACGAGAGGTTGGGATGCCAACAAAAAAGAGACATTTTCAATGAGAACAAAAGAAGAGGAAATGGACTACAGGTATTTTCCCGAACCAGATCTCCCTATACTGATTCTGAACGATGAACTTATTGAAACCGTTAGAAAACTCATTCCGGAAATGCCAGAAGAGAAAGCTAAAAGGTTTGTTTCACAGTACAATATACCTGAATATGATGCACAAATTCTCTCTTCAGACAAAGAGTTAGCTGATTATTATGAAAGATGTGTAGAATTGGCTAAGGATGCCAAATTTGTTAGTAATTTTATCTTAACTGAGTTATTAAGAGAGATGAAAGAAAATGAGGATAGTATTGAAACTGTAAAAATTAAACCCGAACATTTTGCAGAATTAAAAATGCTTTTAGATACGAATACAATTTCAACAAAGATCGCCAAAGATATATTTCCCGAGATGTATAGAACGGGTGATAGCCCTAAACAGATTGTTGAAAAGAAAGGTTTAAAGCAAATAGAAAACGAAGATGAACTAAGAAAAATAATTGAAAATGTCTTAAAAGAAAATACCGATAGTGTTGAAAAATATAAAAATGGGAAAAAGAAGCTGTTGGGATTTTTTGTCGGCCAAGTTATGAAAGAGACGAAAGGTAAAGCTAACCCCCAAAAAACAAACGAAATACTCAAAGAATTACTTGAAGATAATTGA
- the gatA gene encoding Asp-tRNA(Asn)/Glu-tRNA(Gln) amidotransferase subunit GatA, whose translation MIYLTLDDLVGKNVIEESIKRIYERDKEINSVLRIEKVEGNKDGNYFGIPFLVKDNILVEGTKTTNGSKILENYSSPYTATAVEKLLKAGFTVVGKTNMDEFAMGNTNEHSAFGPVKNPKDLKRVPGGSSGGSAAAVAAGYVPFSLGSDTGGSVRQPAAFCGVVGFKPSYGMISRYGLTAFSSSLDQIGVFANNVKDVRTVTEIMKGKDPKDSTTLEHDKDLVKNVDIDLSQTKICIPKVVYHENADDNVIKQFERVINFLRSKGAKVDIKDIPELEYSVAIYYIIAPAEASSNLSRYDGVKYGLRNHALGLNKMYKATREGGLGIEVKRRIMMGTFNLSSLYYDQYYSKASKVRKLLSNKMKEILNDYHLIMTPTSPVLPPKIGEKLKPLDYYLMDIFTIPANLTGSPAISIPFGDVQGLPFGIQFIGRYMKDEELLTIADNFFKETPRELKNYV comes from the coding sequence GTGATATATTTGACCCTAGACGATTTGGTTGGTAAAAATGTTATAGAAGAAAGTATCAAAAGGATTTATGAAAGAGATAAAGAAATAAATTCGGTTTTAAGAATAGAAAAGGTAGAAGGCAACAAAGATGGCAATTACTTTGGCATACCTTTCTTGGTCAAGGATAACATTTTAGTTGAAGGTACAAAAACAACAAACGGTTCTAAAATCCTTGAAAATTATAGTTCCCCTTACACCGCAACTGCCGTTGAAAAACTTTTAAAAGCAGGTTTTACAGTAGTAGGAAAAACTAATATGGACGAGTTTGCCATGGGTAATACCAATGAACATTCAGCCTTTGGGCCTGTAAAAAATCCTAAGGATTTGAAACGAGTTCCAGGGGGTAGTAGTGGAGGTTCAGCTGCAGCGGTAGCAGCAGGATACGTTCCATTTTCTTTGGGATCTGATACAGGAGGATCGGTAAGACAACCTGCCGCCTTTTGCGGTGTTGTAGGATTTAAGCCGTCATACGGTATGATATCACGATACGGTTTAACCGCTTTTTCATCTTCGCTGGATCAAATAGGTGTTTTTGCAAATAATGTTAAGGACGTCAGAACGGTTACAGAAATTATGAAAGGAAAAGATCCCAAGGATTCAACCACATTGGAGCACGATAAAGATCTCGTAAAAAATGTAGATATTGATTTATCCCAAACTAAAATTTGCATTCCAAAGGTTGTTTACCATGAAAATGCAGATGATAATGTAATAAAACAATTTGAAAGGGTTATTAACTTTTTGAGAAGCAAAGGAGCAAAAGTTGATATAAAAGATATACCAGAACTGGAATATTCAGTAGCTATTTATTATATAATAGCTCCTGCTGAAGCCTCATCCAATCTTTCAAGATACGATGGAGTCAAATACGGATTGAGGAACCATGCCTTAGGTTTAAATAAAATGTATAAAGCTACCAGAGAGGGTGGCTTAGGAATAGAGGTAAAAAGGAGAATAATGATGGGGACTTTTAACCTTTCTTCTCTTTATTATGATCAATATTACTCAAAGGCCTCAAAAGTAAGAAAATTGTTGAGTAACAAAATGAAGGAAATTTTGAATGATTATCATTTGATAATGACCCCCACATCTCCTGTTCTTCCACCAAAGATAGGGGAAAAGTTAAAACCTTTAGACTATTATTTAATGGATATTTTTACAATTCCTGCGAATTTAACTGGGTCACCTGCCATAAGTATTCCCTTTGGTGATGTCCAAGGGTTACCTTTTGGTATACAATTCATTGGTCGCTACATGAAAGATGAGGAACTATTAACTATAGCAGACAATTTCTTTAAAGAGACCCCTAGGGAGTTGAAAAATTATGTATAA